The DNA segment GGTGCGGCGTCTCTGCCGAGCCGGTTGTCACGGCGGCGGCGTCTGGGGGGTCCGCGGCAGCGGGGCCCCGGCGGACGGCGCGGTGGACGCGGCTGGTGGTGGGTGGCAAGGGGTGGGGGGGGGCAAGGGTGAGCGCGGCATGGGCATCGGGGGCGCGCAGGCGTGTGAGGTCGGCGGCGGTGATCAGCGCGAGGACCAGGGCGTGCAGCTGGGCGGTCACGGGGTCGCCGGGGTGGTGGGGTCGGCGGGTAGGGGGTCAGCTTGTTCTTGGTCCGGCAGAGGTAGCCGCAAGCCGCAATCATCGGCCTGAGAGCCGGGCCGGCCCAGCGCGGCGTCCACCAACCGGGTTCGAGCAGCGGCCGTGAAGCTGCCGGCCCTGCAACGCGAGGTCCGATGCGCCGAATTGAGGCGTCATCCGCTACCGAAAGGTTCGCAGCAAGAGCGTCTTGGCTTCCCTGCGCTCATGAGCAGCTCCGAAGTCCCCGGTGGTGTCGTGCACGAGCTTCCTGACGACCTGCGCGAGACACTGATCGCCAGCACTTCGGCACTCGATGCGTGGAAGGCCATCACGCCCCTGGCCCGCAACGAGTTCATCTGCTGGATAGAGGTTGCCAAGCGGGCCCCGACGCGGGAGCGCCGCATCCGCCGGACCCGGGAGGAGTTGGAGGAGGGCCAGCGCCGGCCCTGCTGCTGGCCAGGCTGTAAGC comes from the Egibacteraceae bacterium genome and includes:
- a CDS encoding YdeI/OmpD-associated family protein, with amino-acid sequence MKLPALQREVRCAELRRHPLPKGSQQERLGFPALMSSSEVPGGVVHELPDDLRETLIASTSALDAWKAITPLARNEFICWIEVAKRAPTRERRIRRTREELEEGQRRPCCWPGCKHRERTGQ